From a single Phragmites australis chromosome 7, lpPhrAust1.1, whole genome shotgun sequence genomic region:
- the LOC133923692 gene encoding uncharacterized protein LOC133923692, producing the protein MVRVGLQALHDLASGATAQHAPLSSVAIVILAVAATVALAAIAAFGCADGFKKPRRNNNNVYYYGQGHPPPPAGAYGYPAQQPAPGYAYPQSSGRTGRSGLGAGAGLAVGAVGGLAAGAIIGSALDSGGGGGCGGGGCGGGGCGG; encoded by the coding sequence ATGGTGCGAGTGGGCCTTCAGGCCTTGCACGACCTTGCGAGCGGTGCTACCGCGCAGCATGCTCCCCTCAGCTCCGTGGCGATCGTGATCCTCGCGGTGGCCGCGACGGTGGCCTTGGCGGCCATCGCGGCCTTTGGGTGCGCGGATGGCTTCAAGAAGCCGCGCCGGAACAACAACAACGTCTACTACTACGGCCAGGGCCACCCGCCGCCCCCCGCCGGGGCGTACGGCTACCCGGCGCAGCAGCCGGCCCCCGGCTACGCGTACCCACAGAGCTCCGGCAGGACGGGGCGCAGCGGGCTCGGTGCCGGCGCGGGGCTCGCTGTCGGCGCGGTGGGAGGGCTGGCCGCCGGCGCTATCATCGGCTCGGCGCTCGACtcgggcggcggaggcgggtgCGGAGGAGGCGGCTGCGGTGGCGGCGGTTGCGGCGGTTGA